In Pelomicrobium methylotrophicum, the DNA window GCGGTAGCGGCTTCGCCTCGTAAGCCTGGAAGGTGTGCTTCCACAGGAGCTGGAAGATGAGGGGCGCGACGATCAGCTGTTTTGCGGCCGCCGTGTCGATGGGCCGGAACTCTCCACGCTGGAGGCCGCGCGCGAGGACCTGCTCCACGAGCCGCTGGCCCCGCTGGATGATTTCGGTGAAGTAGAACTCGGCGATTTCGGGAAAGTTGCCCGCTTCCGCGATCACCAGTTTGGGGATGCCGGACAGCGGCGTGTCCACGAGCACGCGGGCGGCCTGTTCGATCAGCCGGCTCAGCAGTTCCCGGCTGCTGCCTTGGAATTCGGCGAGGAGGGTTTCCGCCTGGAGCAGGTTCGGGGCAAAGGCGCGGCGCACGACCGCCTTGAACAGCTCGGCCTTGTTGGGGAAGTACAGGTAGAGGGTCCCTTTGCTCACGCCGGCGTGCGCGGCCACGTCGGCAAGCCGCGTGGCGGCGTAGCCGTGGCGGGCGAAAAGCTCCAGGGCGGCCGCCAGGATCTCGTCGGGGCGGGCGTCTTTGCGACGTTGCCAGCGGGGTTTGGGGGCCGCAGCGGCGGGGGCCATGGCTGTCCATTAATGACTGACCGGTCGGTAATATACGTCGCCCGCGGCCTTCGATCAACCCGGATCCGGATCGCCCGCGCGATCTGTGCCGAGTCTTGACCTGGGCACTTGAATCAGCCGGCGCTTTGGGCTAGCGTTGGACCTCTACTACGTAGGGGTCCTGGTGAGGAGCCGCCGGGCGCATCGCGCAGGCGCGCCATGGCGCGGCCCGGTTCCTCGCCGGGTGAGAGAGACCCTTGGAACCTGTCCGGGTAATGCCGACGTAGGGAACGTAGCCGTCCCTCCTTTTCGCTCCCGGCCAGCCGTCTTTCGTTCACATGAGGAGCGAATCATGAATGCCAATCCGAAGTTCCTGGCCGCCACCGCCCGCGTGGATGAGGGCGCCGTGCAGCCGTTTCCCAACTCCCGCAAGATCTACGTGCAGGGCTCGCGGCCCGACATCCGGGTGCCCATGCGGGAGATCACCCAGTCCGACACGCCGGCCTCCTTCGGCGCGGAGAAGAACCCGCCCCTGTACGTCTATGACACTTCCGGCCCCTATACCGACCCGGCGGTGGCGATCGACATCCGCGCGGGCCTGCCGCCCCTGCGCCTGCCGTGGATCCTGGAGCGGGGCGACACCGAGGAGCTGCCGGGGCCCACGTCCGAGTATGGCCGGGCGCGGCTTAACGACCCCAAGCTCGCCGAGCTGCGCTTCAATCTGAAGCGCCAGCCGCGCCGGGCGAAGCCGGGGATGAATGTCACGCAGATGCACTACGCGCGCCGGGGCATCATCACGCCGGAGATGGAGTTCATCGCCATCCGCGAGAACCTGCGGCGGGAGGAATTCCTCAAAAGCCTCACCAAGGAACAGCGGGAGCTGCTCGCGCGCCAGCACCGAGGCAACGGTTTCGGCGCCAGGATGCCCGAGGTGATCACGCCGGAGTTCGTGCGCGAAGAGGTGGCCCGCGGGCGCGCCATCATTCCCGCCAACGTGAATCACCCCGAGACCGAGCCGATGATCATCGGCCGCAACTTCCTGGTGAAGGTGAACGCCAACATCGGCAACTCGGCGGTGACTTCCTCCATCGGCGAGGAGGTGGACAAGATGACCTGGGCGATCCGCTGGGGCGCTGACACGGTGATGGATCTGTCCACCGGCAAGCACATCCACGAAACTCGGGAGTGGATCATCCGCAACTCCCCCGTGCCCATCGGCACCGTGCCCATCTACCAGGCGCTGGAAAAGGTGGATGGAAAAGCGGAAGAACTCACCTGGGAAATCTTCCGCGACACCCTGATCGAGCAGGCGGAGCAGGGCGTGGACTATTTCACCATTCACGCTGGCGTGCGGCTTGCCTATATCCCGCTCACCGCCAAGCGGCTGACCGGCATCGTCTCCCGCGGCGGCTCCATCATGGCCAAGTGGTGCCTGGCGCACCACAAGGAGAATTTCCTCTACACCCACTTCGAGGAGATCTGCGAGATCATGA includes these proteins:
- the thiC gene encoding phosphomethylpyrimidine synthase ThiC; translation: MNANPKFLAATARVDEGAVQPFPNSRKIYVQGSRPDIRVPMREITQSDTPASFGAEKNPPLYVYDTSGPYTDPAVAIDIRAGLPPLRLPWILERGDTEELPGPTSEYGRARLNDPKLAELRFNLKRQPRRAKPGMNVTQMHYARRGIITPEMEFIAIRENLRREEFLKSLTKEQRELLARQHRGNGFGARMPEVITPEFVREEVARGRAIIPANVNHPETEPMIIGRNFLVKVNANIGNSAVTSSIGEEVDKMTWAIRWGADTVMDLSTGKHIHETREWIIRNSPVPIGTVPIYQALEKVDGKAEELTWEIFRDTLIEQAEQGVDYFTIHAGVRLAYIPLTAKRLTGIVSRGGSIMAKWCLAHHKENFLYTHFEEICEIMKAYDVAFSLGDGLRPGSIYDANDEAQIAELKTLGELTKIAWKHDCQVMIEGPGHVPMQLIKENMDLELEYCFEAPFYTLGPLTTDIAPGYDHITSAIGAAMIGWYGTAMLCYVTPKEHLGLPNKKDVKDGIIAYKIAAHAADLAKGHPGAQIRDNALSKARFEFRWADQFNLSLDPDTAREFHDETLPQEGAKLAHFCSMCGPHFCSMKITQDVRDYAARVGVSEEEALQRGMEEKAEEFVKSGGEVYRKA
- a CDS encoding TetR/AcrR family transcriptional regulator is translated as MAPAAAAPKPRWQRRKDARPDEILAAALELFARHGYAATRLADVAAHAGVSKGTLYLYFPNKAELFKAVVRRAFAPNLLQAETLLAEFQGSSRELLSRLIEQAARVLVDTPLSGIPKLVIAEAGNFPEIAEFYFTEIIQRGQRLVEQVLARGLQRGEFRPIDTAAAKQLIVAPLIFQLLWKHTFQAYEAKPLPLERYVAAHLDLLFNGLTDRTSE